In Hypanus sabinus isolate sHypSab1 chromosome 25, sHypSab1.hap1, whole genome shotgun sequence, the genomic stretch gatggaatagtggagaagactcaatgggccaaatggcctgattctgctcctatatcttatagtcttgtgTAATGCTGAGAACCACAAGAGACATGGACCCACCAGTAGGCAAACGTCTGGAGTGCAGTGAGCTGTCAGTAGCACATCACAGACTTTAAGACAAGTACAGAACCTACAGGAGAGGGCATGAATGAACGTTGCCAGTTCCTTTTCAAACTACTGGCCAAAGCAAACAATTTGGcattttattattaaagcagGCCATTTGGGAATGAAATCAGGAAGCACTTCTCTGTAATGGGTACTGGAAAACTGGAACACCTTGTCAAAAGGACATGGAAGCTCAATTTAAAAACTTAAGTTTGTGATTTTTGTTGGGAACATGCATCAAGAAACATGGTGGGGTGAACTGAAAGGCAGTCTTGAACTGACAAAGGTGAGGAGGCAGAATGGCTAAGTCCAGTTTCAGTCTTCCTCAGTAGCTGTCAAGTGCTTCATCAGGGAGTAGTATTAATGATGTAACAATAATCAAAGGGAAGGCAAATCAGAGTTGCAAACTGATCTTTTTGGATTCCTGTTTCAATATTTAGCTGCCCCATTTAAATTTATCAACTGGCTTTGTAAATATCATATTAAGGCAAATTAATACCTTGATATTAATCATCCATGGTACTGTTAAATTTCTTGATGGGTAGAGTCTGAATAGAGTTTTATCTGTGGTCACAATTCCTTTGGAAATCTTCCAGACAAAGACAAAGTCAGATGATCCTAATGCTTCAATCGTCTCATCCAAGCAGCTGATGTTTAAGGGGGCACCCACTGTGATTGTCTTGGAGATCAGACCGCAGTCCTGGCTGATCAAGCATATGGCATTTTTCAAGACACAGTCATTTGTAGTCCCAGTTTGGTTGACTCGACAGTAATACTCAGACCTCCACCCCAGCCCGCAGCTTTTGCTGCAAGGGTTTGCGCTTACCAGCAATAGCCCTGTAATGGTGATATTCTCCAACCCTGGGGGCAGGGTGCTCACGTCCCTTTGGCTGTTGGCCAGAAGACTAAGAGAAGGAGAAAAGATGAGGAAAAAGGCGAGGGCAGCATGAGGGTGTGGCATTTCTATAGTAGGGCAAGGGGAAGGAaatagaggtgggggagggggtttcaGTGCTGCAGATTACCCAATTTTAATGTCTTTATTACATCAACCACCAGCACAATGGAGCAATTTTGGGCTGAGGTTACACAATGGCAATGTTGATAAGGTTTCAGATGCACAATGCCCTAGAATTTGATGTCAAAGTAACCTGGAAGCTAATGCTGCTTACTATAATGTTCAAATGGCATATTTGCTTTAGAAAAGGGGGTGAATATCCAAATGTTGGTGTCTTAAGTGCACTATTCAAACCTCAATTGGGAAAATGGAATCTTACAGTCTGACTCACTACAAGTACATTGGAGAAATGGTGAACCCATTCTGTTGTGCTAATGAATTAATTCCAGTTTGAGATAACACACTAAACTCAGTATACCAAGTTACCTTTTTAACAAGTGACAGTTAAACCTCTGCTATTGGAAGTTATTAATACCAAGGTTAAGACGTTCTCTTCTGGGCTTTAATTATTAATATTAAATTGTATTTACATTACCTTTCTCTTGGTCTTATGTATTTACTtcccattatgccactggcatttaggccagcaatgaaggttctccatctctggtggtgttcagggttttcttcatcatgtcagtagcttcctctcagttttcactattgTTGATCATGCAAATCACTCAGGAATACTGCCGCACTCAGACGTAGAAcaatttttcattgctgtttcataATTTTGTTCTACCCGTCAAGGTAGTTAGCCCTGAGCCATACTCCCAAACCTGAGTGGACCACCAGGCTGATCTCTACCCCTTGACCTGCTTGGCATGAATGCCCCTTCCAAGTGTtaaaagcataaagccctgactccagccaacgtagatctccaggtcactgaggcaccaAAGCCACCAAACCACGACAAAGCCTGGAGGTTTCTCCTGGTCTATCTCATCTGAATTCACCTACCCCGGGCATATTTTAGTCCATATGCTAGTAATTACACTATCCTGCAGTCTGGTTAAGGTTTACTGTTACTTATCCTTTCAATCAAGTTCCATGTGATTAAAAACCCATGCTGTGGTAGTTACCAGCCACACACCAAAAGTGAAAACCTTTTAGCTGTATTCGCCCTCCTTGAAATCACGTCCCAGCAGAACAATATCAGCGTTTCATTGTGATAACACAATGACCTGCCTGATGAAAAATCATTTTAAATTGATGTGATAACTTGTCTAGGGAAAGATGgcatacataaagtgtaaaatatCCTTAATACCATTGTATTTCACACTAAAACTGGTCTTTAAAATCAACCAACACAGTAGACCTAGTTGACCTACACTTGTGCTAGTCTGGCAATCCCTAGCTTCTAAATTTCTCAACCATATTTTCAAATGTCTATTTAGCTTTTCATTTCTTCATTGCTTTAAACTCTGCCATTTTATAACCATGAAATATAATCCTAACTTGGATACTTTGAAACTCTAGAC encodes the following:
- the tmem81 gene encoding transmembrane protein 81, whose translation is MPHPHAALAFFLIFSPSLSLLANSQRDVSTLPPGLENITITGLLLVSANPCSKSCGLGWRSEYYCRVNQTGTTNDCVLKNAICLISQDCGLISKTITVGAPLNISCLDETIEALGSSDFVFVWKISKGIVTTDKTLFRLYPSRNLTVPWMINIKEIKEKNAGTYMCQVQNNKTMQVVKRVLIAVRVIPPDLVQLNYLKVLSPEQQNELQILEGKPVTGKQRRSFWDNVKDLFKSANMVFRVTVTGVTIGGLLGIVLVILLICMSKKK